Proteins found in one Miscanthus floridulus cultivar M001 chromosome 4, ASM1932011v1, whole genome shotgun sequence genomic segment:
- the LOC136551571 gene encoding uncharacterized protein isoform X2 has protein sequence MGSKNLEVHARAQAAAREKSIALEAEVDKLKEQIAQEAVEREREKEENRRMQEELENSKINLREEMKQEFLNMLAQHKEGAMIMSTLQNNASTQVAPIIEEEDETGGHENENEDGLQEVDKVSVGGS, from the exons ATGGGTTCAAAGAAC CTTGAAGTACATGCACGTGCTCAAGCTGCAGCTAGGGAGAAGAGCATTGCTTTAGAAGCGGAGGTTGACAAGCTCAAAGAACAGATAGCGCAAGAAGCTGTAGAAAGGgaaagggagaaagaagaaaataggAGGATGCAAGAGGAGCTGGAAAATTCTAAGATAAACTTAAGAGAAGAAATGAAGCAAGAATTTCTTAATATGCTAGCGCAGCACAAAGAAGGAGCTATGATTATG AGTACCCTGCAAAACAATGCCAGTACACAAGTTGCACCAATCatagaagaggaagatgagaccggtggacatgaaaatgaaaatgaagatGGGTTACAGGAG GTGGACAAGGTTTCAGTGGGAGGCTCATAA
- the LOC136551571 gene encoding uncharacterized protein isoform X3 codes for MKENLEVHARAQAAAREKSIALEAEVDKLKEQIAQEAVEREREKEENRRMQEELENSKINLREEMKQEFLNMLAQHKEGAMIMSTLQNNASTQVAPIIEEEDETGGHENENEDGLQEVDKVSVGGS; via the exons ATGAAAGAGAACCTTGAAGTACATGCACGTGCTCAAGCTGCAGCTAGGGAGAAGAGCATTGCTTTAGAAGCGGAGGTTGACAAGCTCAAAGAACAGATAGCGCAAGAAGCTGTAGAAAGGgaaagggagaaagaagaaaataggAGGATGCAAGAGGAGCTGGAAAATTCTAAGATAAACTTAAGAGAAGAAATGAAGCAAGAATTTCTTAATATGCTAGCGCAGCACAAAGAAGGAGCTATGATTATG AGTACCCTGCAAAACAATGCCAGTACACAAGTTGCACCAATCatagaagaggaagatgagaccggtggacatgaaaatgaaaatgaagatGGGTTACAGGAG GTGGACAAGGTTTCAGTGGGAGGCTCATAA
- the LOC136551571 gene encoding uncharacterized protein isoform X4 — MRQMHMKKLVLMGWLTEYSELKLSSQNSSNRQQQRTKHVMGSKNFSQCSFELRNQETGEEPSDLLWRTTHTKHGAWSNPVSASVYSTLQNNASTQVAPIIEEEDETGGHENENEDGLQE; from the exons ATGAGGCAGATGCACATGAAGAAGCTTGTGCTGATGGGATGGTTGACTGAATATTCTGAACTT AAACTTAGCAGCCAGAACTCCTCCAACCGTCAGCAGCAAAGAACCAAGCATGTGATGGGTTCAAAGAACTTCTCACAATGTAGCTTTGAGCTG AGAAACCAAGAAACTGGTGAAGAGCCAAGTGATCTTCTTTGGAGGACCACTCACACAAAACATGGCGCATGGTCAAATCCTGTATCAGCTTCAGTATAT AGTACCCTGCAAAACAATGCCAGTACACAAGTTGCACCAATCatagaagaggaagatgagaccggtggacatgaaaatgaaaatgaagatGGGTTACAGGAG taG
- the LOC136551571 gene encoding uncharacterized protein isoform X1 — MRQMHMKKLVLMGWLTEYSELKLSSQNSSNRQQQRTKHVMGSKNFSQCSFELRNQETGEEPSDLLWRTTHTKHGAWSNPVSASVYSTLQNNASTQVAPIIEEEDETGGHENENEDGLQEVDKVSVGGS, encoded by the exons ATGAGGCAGATGCACATGAAGAAGCTTGTGCTGATGGGATGGTTGACTGAATATTCTGAACTT AAACTTAGCAGCCAGAACTCCTCCAACCGTCAGCAGCAAAGAACCAAGCATGTGATGGGTTCAAAGAACTTCTCACAATGTAGCTTTGAGCTG AGAAACCAAGAAACTGGTGAAGAGCCAAGTGATCTTCTTTGGAGGACCACTCACACAAAACATGGCGCATGGTCAAATCCTGTATCAGCTTCAGTATAT AGTACCCTGCAAAACAATGCCAGTACACAAGTTGCACCAATCatagaagaggaagatgagaccggtggacatgaaaatgaaaatgaagatGGGTTACAGGAG GTGGACAAGGTTTCAGTGGGAGGCTCATAA
- the LOC136551571 gene encoding uncharacterized protein isoform X5, with protein sequence MGSKNLEVHARAQAAAREKSIALEAEVDKLKEQIAQEAVEREREKEENRRMQEELENSKINLREEMKQEFLNMLAQHKEGAMIMSTLQNNASTQVAPIIEEEDETGGHENENEDGLQE encoded by the exons ATGGGTTCAAAGAAC CTTGAAGTACATGCACGTGCTCAAGCTGCAGCTAGGGAGAAGAGCATTGCTTTAGAAGCGGAGGTTGACAAGCTCAAAGAACAGATAGCGCAAGAAGCTGTAGAAAGGgaaagggagaaagaagaaaataggAGGATGCAAGAGGAGCTGGAAAATTCTAAGATAAACTTAAGAGAAGAAATGAAGCAAGAATTTCTTAATATGCTAGCGCAGCACAAAGAAGGAGCTATGATTATG AGTACCCTGCAAAACAATGCCAGTACACAAGTTGCACCAATCatagaagaggaagatgagaccggtggacatgaaaatgaaaatgaagatGGGTTACAGGAG taG